Below is a genomic region from Anoplopoma fimbria isolate UVic2021 breed Golden Eagle Sablefish chromosome 20, Afim_UVic_2022, whole genome shotgun sequence.
CTTAGGTTTCGGCGTCCACTCCTCTTCAAATCCATACGTCTTCTACTTGATCCAAGAGAATAAAACTTGGGATGAAGCCCAACTCCACTGCGACTCACACTACATTACAATTGCTCAAATACAGAACACCGAAGAAGCCAGTGTCATTGAGAACATCACAACTGGGGGGTACACGAGCAAGGCCTGGATAGGACTGTATTCATATGGCTCAGAATGGACCTTGGTTGACCAAAATCCAGCAACATATTTTCATTGGAGAAATAGTCAACGAGAAGAGTTCTGTGCGGCTACGGGCGATGACGGATTCTGGTCAACTGCTAGCTGCTCAGATCTGAAGGCATATGTTTGTCATGATGGGGGTTGGTACAGTCTTTGCATTCTAGAATTTTACATTCCGGTTATCAGTTGTCTGCATTTCCGAGGGGACTATACTTTTCActccatgatttttttttattcatttacttggaaataaactcaaaaacatAGTTTATTTACGCCACAAAACCATAAATACCTAATCGAACGGGATGAGCAAGCTAGCTGCatcaacaatataaaataagacacaACTTAAATTATCACGATGTACATATTTGTGCCAAAGACGCTCAGTATAAATAGTAAGAAATATCATTACACAGCACATAGCAGAAGATATGCAATATTTGCTGCCTGCTAAATGTGGCACAGCTTATTTTTCACAAGCTACTTGATCCaaaatttgtttaattaaaattgttatatataatcagtggtggaagaaaaaCTCAGATCTTTAACTTAactaaaagtagcaatacctcAGTGTAAAATCATGCattcaaaagtacaaaaagtgtagcatcaaaataaacttaaagtaccaaaaataGAAGTACTCAATATGCAGAATGCCTATTtcagaaaaatacacatatattatatCACTGGATTAAGGTAAACTATGTATTCATTAGTcagtttaatgttgcagctggtgaagGTGATGCTAATTCCAACTACTTTATAAACTGCTAGGTAGCTTAAtcagttttctttatttgtattaataatttGACTAAGTTGCTTGtaaataatgtcaaataaatgtagtggagtaaaaagtacaatctCTGTCTCCAAACTGTAAGCATGTAGCAGTATAAAGTAGctaaaaaatggaaatactcatgtACAGTTCCTCATAAGAATTACGATACCTGAGTAAATGTATATACTActatattatatctattatgGGATATGATAAtgtgaatgaaagtgaaagtttaatTAGGAAAATGCAAAATTGGCTGAAATTGACGATGCAATCCACTGATGATTTTACTCGAAaaccttttttaacttttcaccCATGATTGTACCGTTGTTTTATTCAGTGTAATATCTTCCCTCATTATTAATGTTTGGCAATGGTGGCTTGTCATCAAGTGACTCATGCAATTAATATTAATTAGCAACAGCACAACTGATACTCTACTTTGGACGTCAGTGTCCATTGTAATGTACTACGGCCTAATACTCGTTTAGTTTTCGCTGACGTACTAGCTGTGATCATGGTACCTTTGAAAACACATGTTCAACTATTTCTTATTCTTGATCGTCTTTATCTCAACAGGTGCAGAGTACTATGTTATTCAGAATCAAAAGACTTGGAATGACGCCAAAACTGCCTGTGAAGCCAGAGGGGACACTCTGGTCTCTATCGGTAATGAAAGCAtaaactctgatgtcaagaGCTTGACCTTACCAGTAGATGGAGCGTGGATCGGCCTCTCAAAACGAAAACTCTGGTATTGGTGGAGTCCCGGAGAAAACAACTACTTCACGAACTGGGAGAGTGGACAACCTGACAACCTGAACGGGATGGACAGTTGTGCAGCCGTAATGTTGACAAATGGAAGATGGACAGAAGAGCATTGCGACACCAAATACCCTTTCTTCTGCATCGGAGGTGTGAATCAGGCAAACATTTCCCCCGATGAAAGCTTTCTGTTAGAAGACAGACGAGACATAGAATGTAAGATGTATTGATCCAATTGCATGTTGAGTCGGCCAAAGTAGAAACTGAAGCTGTAATTCTGTTGCTAGGCGCCCATTGCTGTAGTTGCCTGTGGGGGGTTGCCAAATTCTGGGAATATTCAAGGTGAAAATTTTTCCATGAGAAATAAGAggaataaaatgtgtatatatagggGTTATTTCTTTAGATTGTATTGACCATGTCGTATGCagataaaaataacttttattatctTAAGCAGACAAAATATGAATCCTGCTAATAGAACTGAACAATCTTAAATTAAGATGAGTTGAATTTGactaattaaatattttattgaactTTCGTTgaacaataacacaaaagcaTTTCCTCAAATAAAAGCACTTCTCTCCAAAATTATTATAGATTTATGTagatttttaaattgaaattgcGTACATCTTCCAAATTTCTCAAGCTTAACTTCGCTTGGAAAACTTTATGGGAACCCTTTGCAACCCGACACCTTTAAATTTgtggtttgtaaaaaatgtattgttttccaTTCCAAACCACAGTGGCTCATGCTAATCATGCTTACCAACTACTGATACaaactgatgctgctgctggccaTATCTGGGACTGCGACTAACAACTATTCTCATTATCAATTGAATATTTaagtgatttattatttgttctataaaatgacagaaaactgTGTCACAACATGATCTTGTTCGACCAGCAGTCCAAAACTATATGTTCAAACATGGTCCACACACAACGCAAACGCAGATTCTTCAGGCAAtgcaaaaaagcaatttcacaCATTCTGGAGAGTGTCACCTGAAAAAATGACACATGCAGTCTGAACGTTGCAGCTAGGGGGCGCCGTAACATGAAAACAACAGGAGAAAACTGAATCCTTCTGTTTGGATTCACTTCTGGtccaaaaaaacagaagctgaCCGGTATGACGAAGCAGTGAACATGCATCGGCAcatgtgatttgtttgtttactactGTGGTCATGAAAACACTCTGATTAGCTCTATATCGCCTCCTTGAGGACATTTGTTGGCTCCACTGGTTCGTACATGTGTGCACATTGAGTATGTTCACCATGTTTGCCGCAGGTCATATTTGTGCCCTGAGATCAGCAGTAACTTCTCACAAATGATGAGAGGGAACTGTAGAATCTTGGATTATAAAATTAAACgattaaaggcacagtgtgtaggatttggtggccTTTTATCAAAAGTAGTCCCCAGTTTATCATCTTTGTTTTAGAGCAACTTTTTGCTTGGCTGTTATAAAACACAGATCTCTGAAACGTCTGCCTGCTGTTTTTGACCCTGTGCAGTTTACCAAGGACGGAAAACCGTGGTGAGGATGAAGTTCGCGTCCAGCACAAACATGGAAGATCCAGCCTACAGTGCCAACCTGCTGCAGCAGGTatagtcagtgtgtgtgtacttcatatatatttatgtatcttTGTGAGGACTATGAGTTTTTGAACtgcagagtgaggacatttttgaaaagtgaggacattttgaccGGTCCCTGCTTCTTCAAAGGTCTGTTTGATGGTTCAGACTTGTTTAAAGGCTCAGGTTAGAATTAGGTTTAGTTTaaggttgagtgtgtgtgtgtgtgtgtgtgtgtgtgtgtgtgtgtgtgtgtgtgtgtgtgtgtgtgtgtgtgtgtgtgtgtgtgtgtgtgtgtgtgtgtgtgtgtgtgtgtgtgtgtgtgtgcctacgTCTGTGTGCAAAGAAGatcaaaattaattaataagtACCATCACTCTTCTTCCTTAGTTGAGTGCAGCACTTGCTAAGCAGGGTGTGACTGACTTCAAACTGACCTGGAAAAAACCTCCAGTGAAGACACAAGTGAGCAGTGAAAGCAGtacaaggtacacacacacacaacacacacacacacacacacacacacacacacacacacacacacacacacacacacacagacacgagAACAGGGACAAACGCATATTGAATCTTGTGTAAATACGCAAAAATGCTTTTATCTTTCTGTTTAGATGCTTGATGAATCTGTGAGAGCAACTCCCAGAAAGATGCACGACAGCACAGGTCATGCAATGAAGTAACGCTCCAGTTACTCTggaaaccaaaaatacattaaCGTTTGTGCCTTTTAAGTTAAAGACTGGTATCATCGCAGCTTAGCCTCGCcttataaatgttatattttctgtgtgtcaGCTTTCACACTGAATAAATGCTGATTTTAGTTGTAAATTAATTTCCATTGGGCCAGCGTGTTTTACACATTGTGTGTAACTTGgagttaatgttgttttatatggGTACCAATTTATAATCTAAtaagaaatatttattattttcgcTACCCATAATACTGAATGTTGTTgtcatttatctatttttcatGATCTTGCACTGCTGTTATTGTTCATACTCGTAACGCTTTAGTTGTAAAGGGATTTATAAATgacaatcaataaatacatatgttgCACACTCGGACAATAAGGGACTTCCAGGCGTGCATAAGTtcttaaataatagttttactgaaagtacagaaacacattcacttcagcGCTGACTGCACCCTGCAGGTGGCTTTTTTCAACTGACGCAAGCGTTACGTTGCTCTCTCTTCTCACCCGAAGGACCCCCAAGCTGCCCGAAGCGCCAGCATGAGCTCCACTCACTGCAACCCAACATTAACCCATTAATCACTGCAGTTGCCAATGCAGGTGAACACATGCCAGGTGATGaccaaacaaatcaatcagcaaacaataaaaataataaatacatcagaatatGGGGGTGTCCATGTCCAGCTACCACTATCATGTCCAACATTACTGTGGGCCCCACACATACATTAAAAAGAGAATAATTTGAGGATAATTCTGGTAGTATAATATTAATTTCTTATtgttaacaaatgaaaagaacatgACTAAATTGGaagtgttgtctgtgtgttgactgaaataaaaaaaaggattgaacAGCCTCTTGCGCCACAATCTAATCTTGTAGTGATAGG
It encodes:
- the LOC129109747 gene encoding macrophage mannose receptor 1-like isoform X2 translates to MQAYATEDVLHLLIKVSMDAAVLKILLLTGFGVHSSSNPYVFYLIQENKTWDEAQLHCDSHYITIAQIQNTEEASVIENITTGGYTSKAWIGLYSYGSEWTLVDQNPATYFHWRNSQREEFCAATGDDGFWSTASCSDLKAYVCHDGGAEYYVIQNQKTWNDAKTACEARGDTLVSIGNESINSDVKSLTLPVDGAWIGLSKRKLWYWWSPGENNYFTNWESGQPDNLNGMDSCAAVMLTNGRWTEEHCDTKYPFFCIGVYQGRKTVVRMKFASSTNMEDPAYSANLLQQLSAALAKQGVTDFKLTWKKPPVKTQVSSESSTRCLMNL
- the LOC129109747 gene encoding macrophage mannose receptor 1-like isoform X1; translated protein: MQAYATEDVLHLLIKVSMDAAVLKILLLTGFGVHSSSNPYVFYLIQENKTWDEAQLHCDSHYITIAQIQNTEEASVIENITTGGYTSKAWIGLYSYGSEWTLVDQNPATYFHWRNSQREEFCAATGDDGFWSTASCSDLKAYVCHDGGAEYYVIQNQKTWNDAKTACEARGDTLVSIGNESINSDVKSLTLPVDGAWIGLSKRKLWYWWSPGENNYFTNWESGQPDNLNGMDSCAAVMLTNGRWTEEHCDTKYPFFCIGGVNQANISPDESFLLEDRRDIEFYQGRKTVVRMKFASSTNMEDPAYSANLLQQLSAALAKQGVTDFKLTWKKPPVKTQVSSESSTRCLMNL